A genomic stretch from Sulfurimonas sediminis includes:
- the sucD gene encoding succinate--CoA ligase subunit alpha, producing the protein MSILVNKDTKVIVQGFTGKEGTFHAEQCIDYGTNIVGGVTPNKGGQEHLGKPVFNTVRDAVKATGATVSMIFVPPAFVADAVMEAADAGIELAVIITEGAPVKDMMYAKQYATKHNMKTIGPNCPGIITAEECKIGIMPGMIFKKGNVGLISKSGTLTYEGANQVVKEGFGISTAVGIGGDPIIGLSYKQILPMFEADPETEAIVMIGEIGGDLEIQAAKLIKEQITKPVVAFIAGQTAPKGKRMGHAGAIISGSAGTAKEKMEALEAAGVKVVVSPAEIGKAVAEVLAKK; encoded by the coding sequence ATGTCAATTTTAGTAAATAAAGATACAAAAGTTATCGTTCAGGGGTTTACTGGTAAAGAGGGTACTTTTCATGCAGAGCAGTGTATTGATTATGGTACAAACATTGTTGGTGGTGTGACACCAAACAAAGGTGGACAAGAGCATTTAGGTAAGCCAGTATTTAATACTGTCAGAGATGCTGTTAAAGCTACAGGGGCAACTGTTTCAATGATTTTTGTTCCACCTGCTTTTGTTGCGGATGCAGTTATGGAAGCTGCGGATGCAGGGATAGAACTTGCTGTAATAATTACAGAGGGTGCACCTGTTAAAGATATGATGTATGCTAAGCAGTATGCTACAAAACATAATATGAAAACTATTGGGCCAAACTGTCCTGGTATTATCACTGCTGAAGAGTGTAAAATCGGTATTATGCCTGGTATGATTTTCAAAAAAGGTAATGTTGGGCTTATTTCAAAGTCTGGTACATTAACATATGAAGGTGCAAATCAGGTTGTAAAGGAAGGATTTGGAATTTCCACTGCTGTAGGTATTGGAGGAGATCCTATTATAGGACTTTCATATAAACAGATTTTACCAATGTTTGAAGCAGATCCTGAAACGGAGGCGATTGTAATGATTGGTGAAATCGGTGGAGATCTTGAGATCCAGGCGGCAAAACTGATAAAAGAGCAGATAACAAAGCCTGTTGTTGCTTTTATAGCAGGGCAAACGGCTCCTAAAGGCAAACGCATGGGTCATGCCGGTGCGATTATTTCAGGGAGCGCAGGTACTGCAAAAGAGAAAATGGAAGCTCTTGAAGCTGCCGGTGTTAAAGTTGTTGTTTCTCCGGCAGAAATCGGAAAAGCTGTCGCTGAAGTTTTAGCAAAAAAATAA
- a CDS encoding TetR/AcrR family transcriptional regulator, which yields MPENRDIKKKNTTKEKILTAATALFSHYGYKGASVRKIAAEVGIRESALYNHYKNKEEIFLEVAKNIFSSPFSFSEDEVKELAFRGKPFLQKYTMQYKMLTFDRKNENMFRLLMIELMQNKSLREQFMSQYHDKNIALLSEGFFIMMQNSLIRSCDPMLIAYEFISTLFYIRLQVTLLRFDAYSTNSLATQFEKHVDFFWESIKI from the coding sequence ATGCCTGAAAACAGGGATATAAAGAAAAAAAACACAACAAAAGAGAAAATTCTTACAGCCGCAACCGCCCTCTTTTCGCACTACGGATACAAAGGAGCCAGTGTGCGTAAAATTGCTGCTGAAGTTGGAATAAGAGAGAGTGCTTTATACAATCATTACAAAAACAAGGAGGAAATATTTCTTGAAGTTGCTAAAAATATTTTCTCTTCGCCCTTCTCTTTTTCAGAAGACGAAGTAAAAGAATTGGCATTTCGGGGAAAACCGTTTTTGCAAAAATATACAATGCAGTACAAAATGCTGACATTTGACAGGAAGAATGAAAACATGTTCAGGCTGCTCATGATTGAGCTTATGCAGAACAAAAGCCTCAGAGAACAGTTTATGAGCCAATATCATGATAAAAATATTGCCTTGCTTTCAGAAGGCTTTTTCATTATGATGCAAAATTCTTTAATTCGCTCTTGCGATCCAATGCTTATTGCTTATGAATTTATCAGCACCCTCTTTTATATCAGACTCCAGGTTACATTATTGAGGTTTGATGCCTATTCGACAAATTCGCTTGCGACACAATTTGAAAAACATGTAGATTTTTTTTGGGAAAGCATTAAAATATGA
- a CDS encoding 2-oxoacid:acceptor oxidoreductase family protein, translating into MRHTLRFTGVGGQGVLLAGEIMAACKIKNGGFGLKTATYTSQVRGGATVVDITLDDEEIRYPYANEGEIDFMLSVADVSFHQFKSGVRPGNKIVIDPNLVHPTDEDRKLWEIIEIPIITIAKEEVGNVITQSVVALAITNTMTGVLPEESLIEIMLSKVPPKVHEANKKAYALGKAYALDAMGTK; encoded by the coding sequence ATGAGACATACTTTAAGATTTACTGGTGTTGGTGGACAAGGTGTCCTTCTTGCCGGTGAAATTATGGCTGCTTGTAAAATTAAGAATGGCGGATTTGGCCTAAAAACTGCTACTTATACTTCTCAAGTTCGTGGTGGTGCAACTGTTGTTGATATTACACTTGATGATGAAGAGATTCGTTATCCATATGCAAATGAAGGTGAGATTGATTTCATGCTTTCTGTTGCTGATGTTTCTTTCCACCAATTTAAAAGTGGTGTAAGACCTGGAAATAAAATCGTAATTGATCCAAATCTAGTTCATCCAACTGATGAAGATAGAAAATTATGGGAAATTATCGAAATTCCTATTATTACAATAGCAAAAGAAGAGGTTGGTAATGTTATTACTCAATCTGTTGTTGCTCTTGCGATTACAAATACGATGACTGGTGTACTTCCGGAAGAATCTTTGATAGAAATAATGCTTTCAAAAGTTCCGCCAAAAGTTCATGAGGCAAACAAAAAAGCATACGCGCTTGGAAAAGCCTATGCTTTAGATGCGATGGGAACAAAATAA
- a CDS encoding 2-oxoglutarate synthase subunit alpha — protein MMREVISTGNELAAKAAVEAGARFFGGYPITPSSEVMHESSDLLPKVGGVCIQMEDEIGGISAAIGASMAGVKSYTATSGPGVSLKAEQIGLAFIAEIPLVIINVMRGGPSTGLPTRVSQADIGQAQYPTHGDYASITLCAGSLTECYTQTVRAFNLAEKYMTPVFVLLDETIGHMHGKADLPDIEEIEAAAVDRERFHGSPEDYKPYKAEMNKPAVLNPMFEGYKYHITGLHHGDEGFPTEDAEQCEFNIERLVGKINTVHLENGGLDELPDYEEVDLEDADVCIIAYGSIALGAYEAVKKLRSEGIKAGLFRPIMLWPSPIKRLEELGRKFENRIMVTELNMGQYSKEIERVIKRNDFTTLLKANGRPIAPAEMVAKIKEMI, from the coding sequence ATAATGAGAGAAGTTATCTCGACAGGTAATGAATTAGCTGCAAAAGCTGCAGTAGAAGCAGGAGCAAGATTTTTTGGAGGATACCCTATTACTCCATCATCTGAAGTAATGCATGAATCTTCTGATTTACTACCAAAGGTCGGTGGTGTTTGTATTCAAATGGAAGATGAAATCGGAGGTATTTCGGCTGCTATTGGTGCATCTATGGCTGGTGTTAAATCATATACGGCTACATCTGGTCCTGGTGTTTCTTTAAAAGCGGAGCAGATTGGTCTTGCTTTTATTGCTGAAATTCCATTGGTTATTATCAATGTAATGCGTGGTGGTCCTTCTACAGGTCTTCCTACTCGTGTTTCTCAGGCAGATATCGGTCAGGCACAGTATCCGACACACGGTGATTATGCATCTATCACTTTATGTGCAGGTTCATTAACTGAGTGTTATACACAAACAGTACGTGCATTTAACCTGGCTGAAAAATATATGACTCCTGTTTTTGTACTTCTTGATGAAACAATTGGGCATATGCATGGAAAAGCTGATTTGCCGGATATTGAAGAAATTGAAGCTGCTGCAGTTGATCGTGAAAGATTTCATGGTAGTCCTGAAGATTATAAGCCATACAAAGCAGAGATGAACAAGCCTGCGGTGCTGAATCCTATGTTTGAAGGGTATAAATACCACATTACAGGTTTACACCATGGAGATGAAGGTTTTCCTACTGAAGATGCAGAGCAGTGTGAATTTAATATTGAGCGTTTGGTTGGTAAGATAAATACAGTACACTTGGAAAACGGTGGGCTTGATGAACTTCCTGATTATGAAGAAGTAGATTTGGAAGATGCAGATGTTTGTATTATAGCATACGGATCTATTGCACTCGGTGCTTATGAAGCTGTGAAAAAACTTCGTTCAGAAGGTATCAAAGCAGGACTGTTCAGACCGATTATGTTATGGCCAAGTCCAATTAAGAGATTGGAAGAGCTTGGTAGAAAATTTGAAAACAGAATTATGGTGACTGAACTCAATATGGGTCAGTACTCAAAAGAAATTGAACGCGTTATTAAACGTAATGATTTTACTACTTTACTCAAAGCAAACGGTCGTCCTATCGCACCGGCAGAAATGGTAGCAAAAATTAAGGAGATGATTTAA
- a CDS encoding 2-oxoglutarate ferredoxin oxidoreductase subunit beta yields MAFNYDKYLRVNKMPTLWCWGCGDGVILKATIRAIEKMGWDMKDVCIVSGIGCSGRFSSYIDCNTVHTTHGRTVAYATGIKLAKPHAHVIVVAGDGDGLAIGGNHTIHGCRRNIDLNFILINNFIYGLTNSQTSPTTPRGMWTVSQKNGNIDPTFDACKLAIGAGASFVARESMTDPKKLEKILVKGFSHKGFSFMDIFSNCHINLGRKNKMVSAMDNLKWIDDITLPLKKWEALSEEEQLNIFPTGVLREVEQEEYCDMYAEIQKAAQGQRPKITQDDFEKKI; encoded by the coding sequence ATGGCATTTAATTATGATAAATATTTACGTGTAAACAAAATGCCGACACTGTGGTGTTGGGGTTGTGGTGATGGTGTTATTTTAAAAGCAACTATTCGTGCAATTGAAAAAATGGGATGGGATATGAAAGATGTTTGTATCGTATCTGGAATAGGGTGTTCTGGTCGTTTTTCTTCATATATCGACTGTAATACTGTTCACACAACACATGGTCGTACTGTTGCATATGCTACCGGTATCAAACTTGCTAAACCGCATGCACATGTAATCGTTGTTGCAGGTGACGGTGACGGACTTGCAATCGGAGGAAACCACACTATTCATGGCTGTAGAAGAAATATTGATTTGAATTTTATTCTGATTAACAACTTTATTTATGGTCTTACAAATTCACAGACTTCTCCGACAACTCCTCGCGGAATGTGGACTGTTTCTCAAAAGAACGGTAATATTGACCCAACTTTTGATGCCTGTAAACTGGCAATCGGGGCAGGGGCATCTTTTGTTGCCCGTGAATCTATGACAGATCCTAAAAAACTTGAAAAGATTCTTGTAAAGGGTTTTTCTCACAAAGGTTTCTCATTTATGGATATCTTTTCCAACTGTCATATTAACCTTGGTCGTAAAAACAAAATGGTTTCTGCAATGGACAACCTCAAATGGATCGATGATATTACACTTCCGTTGAAAAAATGGGAAGCGCTTTCTGAAGAAGAGCAGTTGAATATTTTCCCGACTGGTGTATTGAGAGAAGTTGAGCAGGAAGAGTATTGTGACATGTATGCAGAGATTCAAAAAGCTGCACAAGGGCAACGTCCTAAAATCACTCAAGATGATTTTGAGAAAAAAATATAA
- a CDS encoding 4Fe-4S binding protein yields the protein MGTFKTENPGNEPVWVNTNNCKACDICVSVCPSGVLGMVYDPTSTLGAMISIDYPEDCIGCNECELTCPDFAIYVADKKELKAAGKSFAKLTDAAKKRQAEIVANNYMSVKQKGAK from the coding sequence ATGGGAACTTTTAAAACTGAAAACCCAGGAAATGAACCAGTATGGGTAAACACGAACAATTGCAAAGCGTGTGACATTTGTGTGTCTGTGTGTCCTTCCGGTGTATTAGGGATGGTATATGACCCAACATCAACACTGGGTGCAATGATATCAATTGATTATCCGGAAGATTGTATCGGGTGTAATGAATGTGAACTTACATGTCCGGATTTTGCTATTTATGTAGCAGACAAAAAAGAATTAAAAGCTGCAGGAAAAAGTTTTGCAAAACTAACTGATGCAGCGAAAAAAAGACAAGCGGAAATTGTTGCAAACAATTATATGTCTGTGAAACAAAAAGGAGCTAAATAA
- a CDS encoding response regulator, protein MGNLDLIQLTEQTKKLTAMVVEDEKVTNELLSSTFKNFFAKVESCFDGDTALKVYEQMKPDVVFVDIIMEGMDGIELSRKIREINPSQIIIVISASNDMEKISASIEVGVNSFIQKPIDTKKIIELLGNVVSMVAKKKKVETKTFSISLPLDLYETVNENAKAESISKNAVIIRALRSFYE, encoded by the coding sequence ATGGGTAATTTAGATTTAATTCAATTAACAGAACAGACAAAAAAACTTACAGCGATGGTTGTAGAAGATGAAAAAGTAACGAACGAACTTCTCAGTTCTACGTTTAAAAACTTTTTTGCAAAAGTAGAATCATGTTTTGACGGTGATACGGCATTAAAAGTATATGAGCAGATGAAACCGGATGTAGTTTTTGTTGACATTATTATGGAAGGAATGGACGGGATAGAACTTTCTCGTAAAATTCGTGAAATCAATCCAAGTCAAATCATCATAGTGATCTCTGCAAGTAATGATATGGAAAAAATTTCTGCATCAATTGAAGTAGGTGTAAACAGTTTTATTCAAAAGCCTATTGACACGAAAAAAATTATAGAGCTTTTAGGTAATGTTGTTTCTATGGTGGCTAAAAAGAAAAAAGTAGAGACAAAAACATTTTCAATCTCTCTTCCTTTGGATTTATACGAAACTGTAAATGAGAATGCAAAAGCAGAAAGTATTTCTAAAAATGCTGTCATTATCAGAGCACTTCGTAGCTTTTATGAATAA
- the sucC gene encoding ADP-forming succinate--CoA ligase subunit beta gives MNIHEYQAKQIFAQYGVPTPKGKIANSVEEAVENAKELGGPVWVVKAQIHAGGRGLGGGVKLAKSLDEVKQYADEILGMTLVTHQTGPEGKLVQKVYIEDGADIKDELYLSVVLDRAQEMPIIMASTEGGMDIETVAEKTPEKIIKVTIDPSIGFQGFHGRELVFGLGITDKNEQRKMIDFASKLYKLYMDKDAEMIEINPLVKTGSGDFVALDGKMGFDDSALGRHPDLEAMRDISEEDPDEREAAQYGLSYIALDGEIGCMVNGAGLAMGTMDTINYMGGTPANFLDVGGSANAETVAKGFEIILKNPKVKAIFVNIFGGIVRCDRIANGILEATKLVNVHVPVIVRLDGTNAPEAAEILKNANIPNVIPATDLADGAAKAVAAAKGEL, from the coding sequence ATGAATATACATGAGTATCAGGCAAAACAGATTTTTGCCCAGTATGGTGTTCCAACACCAAAAGGTAAGATTGCAAATTCAGTAGAAGAAGCTGTTGAAAATGCGAAGGAATTAGGTGGACCTGTTTGGGTTGTTAAAGCACAGATACATGCAGGTGGTCGTGGACTTGGTGGTGGTGTAAAACTGGCTAAAAGTCTTGATGAAGTAAAACAGTATGCAGATGAAATTCTTGGAATGACTTTAGTAACGCATCAAACAGGCCCTGAGGGTAAATTAGTTCAAAAAGTTTACATAGAAGACGGTGCAGATATTAAAGACGAATTGTATCTTTCTGTAGTGCTTGACCGTGCTCAAGAGATGCCGATTATTATGGCTTCTACTGAAGGTGGGATGGATATAGAAACTGTAGCAGAAAAAACCCCGGAAAAAATCATTAAAGTTACTATTGATCCTTCTATTGGATTTCAAGGCTTCCATGGTCGTGAATTGGTTTTTGGTCTAGGAATTACAGACAAAAATGAACAGCGTAAGATGATTGATTTTGCTTCTAAACTTTATAAGCTTTATATGGATAAAGATGCAGAGATGATAGAGATTAATCCGCTTGTTAAAACTGGCTCTGGAGATTTTGTTGCACTTGATGGTAAAATGGGATTTGATGATTCGGCACTTGGGAGACATCCTGATCTTGAAGCTATGAGAGATATTTCTGAAGAAGATCCAGATGAGCGTGAAGCTGCACAATATGGTCTTTCTTATATTGCCCTTGACGGTGAAATTGGCTGTATGGTAAATGGTGCAGGTCTTGCTATGGGAACAATGGATACCATTAATTATATGGGCGGAACACCTGCAAACTTTCTCGATGTTGGAGGAAGTGCAAATGCTGAAACAGTGGCAAAAGGTTTTGAAATAATTTTGAAAAATCCAAAAGTTAAAGCTATTTTTGTAAATATTTTTGGTGGAATAGTAAGATGTGATCGTATTGCAAATGGTATACTTGAAGCTACAAAGCTTGTAAATGTTCATGTTCCTGTGATAGTTCGTCTTGATGGTACAAATGCACCTGAAGCAGCGGAAATTCTAAAAAATGCAAATATACCAAATGTAATTCCAGCGACAGATTTAGCAGATGGTGCTGCAAAAGCTGTTGCTGCAGCAAAAGGAGAGTTATAA